TAGGAGAGTCGATCTGAACTCATGAATTCACCTAATGGAACTTACTCAAATAAAACATGAATCCATTTGGGTACTTAATAGAAACTCTAGAACATCTTTGGGGTGGATCTTGATTTTTCATATGCTGTTATGCAGTGATGCTAATTCCAGGATTCACATCAAACTTGGACTTTTTCATTGATGCTTGTACTGATGCTTGTTGCATTATCTTTGGATCTGTCTTGTGCCATGCTATATGTTCTTTTTCATTGTTCTAATGGGTTGATAAAATAGCAAATGCAACATAAGTAATGATGAATCATTTGGGTCGAGTGCTAAACAAAGACTGAGAGATcgagaaatattttttttccttacctTGGGATGCAGTCAACTGCTACATAGACATCTTTTACTTGCAATGTCACTGATCTATCATCCTGCTTTAACATCAGGTTCCCTTCCCAATCTAGGCTTCCACTACTGTCACCTGTGCCAGCCTCCTGAACAAGCATTGCTTCCACCATTTCTCCAGCAAGGTAAAGAAAGACTCCAACTTTTGTGACTTAATTGGTGTCTTGTTGTGATCACTGACTGTACCTGATGGATATGGCCTCGAATTTTTAATCTTGCTTATGGTTTCAGTTTCAGTTTTTCAGATTGTAATGGGATCTAGATTCTAGAGACTCTATTCAGTTGCAATTATTAAGCCATTTGCATTTTGGAAACCTTCAGTTTATTTCCAACTCTTGACTAACAGCTGACAATTAGGACTTCACATTCATTACTTAATTTATTTCTGTGTGCAATTATTCGCTGCACCCTAGAGCTTGCTGTTGACAAAGGAAATAGCAGTCACGGCCATTGCCAATCTCTAGTTGTTGCCTGATTGGCTTATTGCTTTCTTTTCAAACTCTTTGTGTATCAAAATCTCTCGTTAAGTTTGATGATGGTTCCATATGTCTTATGGATATTAGAATGTATGCATCAGTCAGCttaatcattttctttttggcaGGGGATAGAATAATGATGCATGATGGCCAGAAGTATGATATTTTGAAGAATTGATTGCTGGTTCCTGCTACTGCTGCTATCAATCTTGTACAAAGCATTTTGAAAAATGCATTTGATGCAATTTTGTGCTTCCTAATTTTGTCCGTCTGTAAATTTAACCATTTCTGGGACAAAAATATGGGCTGCTGATTGGGCCACATGTGCCATGTAAATTAGTCTCGGCCCAGAATGGGATAGTATGTACATATGAATTTTGCTTGAAATTGCCTCGGAATTACAGTGCTTATTACATAAGATTGGCTAATTAATTGTGTCCAAAATGGTCTATTTGTATGAATTTATAATTCAATtttaaaataattaatatttgtTAGATGGGCTAGGACCTAGAAATAAACGGCCTAATATGATGTGCaacaaatattttttagaaaaaaaatagcgTGGAAACTTAAAACGGGCTAAACATGACCTAATAAAATTGGGCTCACGACTTGTGGGAcgaatttttatttattattatcttagtgacgcatCGAAATAAGGAACGTTACTAGTTacggtttatgacgctcgatTTAGGATGCAAAAAACGCGTTTACgacactttttggttcgtcataggtcggaagatttcttgtagtgctgGTTCTCCCATGGGCCCAATCAATGGTCcatggtggttcatcaatctttGGCTCAACATCTATACTGCACCAAGATTCGGAAGAACTCTGACCGTAAACTCTTTCCCATCCAACTATGCTGAAGGTGCTAAAGTCACACGTTGTAGatgcacttcctttggtgaagcagcacCAGCTTTCCCTGGAGCTTCACTGGCAGCCTTATCAGTAGCCGATCTGTTTAAGATATTCTACAATAGATTTCTCCAACCATCGTCTCACTGGTTTGTATATGCTGACAAGAACAATTTTGAATTCCCAACTGATTTGGATTTTGACCAAGTTGGCATCGATGATCGCAACACATCCATTTTATTAACAAGCATCTGCCCCTATGTACTCCCTGTAGGTTTTGGTCAAGGAAAATCTTTAAAGCCTTCTTATGAGTTCTATAATCCATCAGTCTTTACTCGTCAATTGGGTTTTGGCCAAGTCCCAATCAGCCTGTTTTTTAGGACAAAGCAAGAGCTAGGGACCCTCTAGGTCAATCCTTTGAGTTTGACCGACTGAAAAACTTAACTGCCTCAATGCCTTTTCCTGCCCTTTTGGAATGGCAACGCCTTCAGGATTTGCATCAAAGCTCTTTGTCATATGATGGAACGAATGGCGGTGTCACCTAGCCAACAAGTCGGCTGCATATTACTGCAAGAAAATCTTCCCAGAATATGATCCAAATAATGAGGTAAAAGCCTTTATCCTTAATCATTTCTAATTTTTACCCTTGCTCCTTATtttctttgcttcttcgtgCTATCCAGGAAGCAATCGATAATGAAAGTCCAATTGTAAGTAATTCTGGTCGGCCGATTGATTATGGTCCGCCAACTCCTGCTCTGATCCTAGGATCCGATGCCCCCACCTATTTCTGCTTTGCTCAAAGGCACCCCTTCCGTCAGTAAACGTAAATTGTCTTCCACGGATACTCATCAAAGGAAGAAGAGGCAACCATACATTGGATCAGCATCAAGGGTATGATCTTTGCTTTCTTTATTTCTAAAGACACCCCTTTTGCTAACTTTCCTTTTGCTCCAGACACCACCAGATTCAGCATCGGCTCCTTACTCAAAAAATGAAGATTTGCAAGAGCAGCACGATCTAAACCAGCAGCAACCACTATCATCGATTCAAGTAAAACCTTGAACTGAAACATTCATAGTTTCACCATATGTAAACTCACATCTCACTTGCAGGAAGAAATAGTTCATGAAGAATCAATCAACCAGCCAGGAGCTACTTCGTCGGCTTCATTGTCACCCAAGAACCTTCT
This genomic window from Setaria viridis chromosome 8, Setaria_viridis_v4.0, whole genome shotgun sequence contains:
- the LOC117834126 gene encoding uncharacterized protein; translation: MPPPISALLKGTPSVSKRKLSSTDTHQRKKRQPYIGSASRTPPDSASAPYSKNEDLQEQHDLNQQQPLSSIQEEIVHEESINQPGATSSASLSPKNLLNSSRSAADEDNIQGNAHLQQQTHVQLDKPSTSALFSFSIDDYVDDEEISSSLKT